A DNA window from Hydra vulgaris chromosome 13, alternate assembly HydraT2T_AEP contains the following coding sequences:
- the LOC136090196 gene encoding uncharacterized protein LOC136090196 gives MDIFNSVVHVGIDGGQGSLKIVMNMFDPSVLDFQPKNQNKYLISFIFYILSKQYLKLFSIIKGHDGKYLCCYCDGPMDEKEVLRTFGSLADEFKKYQFDNKPRIQMQYCKNVIYPCLLDEKLTEEIINIIPPPDYHIYEHHVSKIIDILFTYKSLKEFLEKKTIIRHGYNGGGFDGPNCAKVSSSLDEMTLYSPIEYLECIETIRRFKEVAECCFGMKLDISYKEKIDKFVESVLHLKVYVYDVFAMKISLGWKFHIIRFHLKEYLERQKILLGITSEQTSEAVHKNLNKTLKRFVLSEKNVHYSEKLRAIVVEYS, from the exons ATGgatatttttaattctgttgTACACGTTGGTATTGATGGAGGGCAGGGATCTCTAAAGATTGTCATGAACATGTTTGACCCATCAGTATTAGATTTTCAACCAAAAAACCAGAA TAAGtatcttatttcatttatattttatattttaagtaagcaATACCTTAAGTTATTTTCTATTATCAAGGGTCACGATGGAAAATACTTGTGTTGCTATTGTGATGGGCCGATGGATGAAAAAGAAGTTCTAAGGACATTCGGATCACTAGCAGATGAATTCAAAAAATACCAATTTGATAACAAACCTCGTATACAGATgcaatattgtaaaaatgttatttatccATGTCTGTTGGATGAGAAATTGACTGAAGAAATTATCAACATAATTCCACCACCTGATTATCATATTTATGAACACCATGttagtaaaattattgatattctCTTCACTTATAAAAGTCTGAAGGAGTTTCttgaaaagaaaacaattaTCAGGCATGGCTATAATGGTGGTGGTTTTGATGGACCTAACTGTGCCAAAGTTTCAAGTTCATTGGATGAAATGACACTTTATTCTCCAATTGAATATCTGGAATGTATTGAAACCATTAGGAGGTTTAAAGAAG taGCTGAATGCTGTTTTGGGATGAAACTTGATATATCctacaaagaaaaaatagacAAGTTTGTGGAGTCCGTGCTTCACTTAAAAGTATATGTCTATGATGTATTTGCAATGAAGATTTCACTGGGATGGAAGTTTCACATAATCAGGTTTCATCTCAAGGAGTATCTCGAAAGGCAGAAAATCCTGCTCGGTATTACATCAGAACAAACATCTGAAGCAGtgcataaaaacttaaacaagaCACTGAAAAGGTTCGTTCTATCTGAGAAAAATGTCCATTACAGTGAAAAACTAAGAGCTATAGTTGTTGAATACAGTTGA